The following coding sequences are from one Lycium ferocissimum isolate CSIRO_LF1 chromosome 3, AGI_CSIRO_Lferr_CH_V1, whole genome shotgun sequence window:
- the LOC132049369 gene encoding cationic amino acid transporter 2, vacuolar-like, whose amino-acid sequence MMGYVGDTQKVDKGGCFIGGMKSLVRRKQVDSANSKSSGGAGSSHQLAKALTIPHLISIGVGSTIGAGVYILVGTVAREHSGPALTISFLIAGIAAALSAFCYAELASRCPSAGSAYHYSYICVGEGVAWLIGWALVLEYTIGGSAVARGISPNLAMLFGGPDSLPVFLARHTIPGLNLTVDPCAAILVFVVTGLLCVGIKESTMVQGFVTSVNVCVMAFVIIVGGYLGFKSGWPGYELPVGYFPYGVDGMLAGASTVFFAFIGFDSVASTAEEVKNPQRDLPMGIGFALSICCSLYMLVSAVIVGLVPYYAMDPDTPISSAFARHGINWAAYIITIGACTSLCSTLMGSILPQPRILMAMARDGLLPSFFSDVNKRTQVPVKGTVATGLLSGTLAFFMNVEQLSGMVSVGTLLAFTMVAISVLILRYVPPDEVPLPSSFQEAIDSVGLRRSGCSSSSSSDIDVESTKGPAVTAGDSTPLLVEISVGRPLVEKAAAKMSYLVRQRRKVAGWTIMLTCIGVFILTSAASVVSLSNPARYALSGFGGLLLLSGLVVLTCIDQDDARHTFGHTGGFTCPFVPLLPIACILINVYLLINLGGATWARVSIWLVIGVCIYVLYGRTHSSLKSAVYVPATHVDEIYETSANSLA is encoded by the exons GGGTTGGTTCAACAATTGGCGCTGGGGTTTATATTCTAGTTGGTACAGTTGCTAGAGAGCACTCAGGTCCGGCCCTCACCATTTCCTTTTTAATAGCTGGAATAGCAGCTGCTCTTTCTGCCTTTTGCTATGCGGAGCTCGCAAGTCGCTGTCCATCAGCTGGGAGTGCCTATCATTATTCTTACATTTGTGTTGGAGAGGG TGTTGCTTGGCTGATCGGTTGGGCATTAGTATTGGAGTACACAATTGGAGGTTCTGCAGTTGCTCGAGGCATATCTCCAAACCTG GCCATGCTTTTTGGAGGTCCAGACAGCCTGCCTGTTTTCTTAGCTCGTCACACAATCCCAGGACTGAATCTTACGGTGGACCCGTGTGCAGCAATTTTGGTTTTTGTTGTCACCGGGCTTTTGTGCGTGGGGATTAAGGAG AGTACCATGGTACAAGGATTTGTCACTTCAGTAAATGTATGTGTCATGGCTTTTGTAATTATTGTTGGTGGTTATCTGGGCTTCAAATCAGGATGGCCAGGCTATGAGCTTCCTGTTGG GTATTTTCCCTACGGAGTTGATGGAATGCTTGCTGGCGCTTCAACTGTCTTCTTTGCCTTCATTGGGTTTGATTCAGTTGCTAGTACAGCTGAGGAG GTGAAGAATCCTCAACGTGACCTGCCAATGGGAATTGGTTTTGCATTATCGATATGCTGCTCTCTCTACATGTTAGTCTCTGCAGTTATTGTTGGTTTAGTACCCTATTATGCTATGGATCCAGATACACCAATCTCTTCCGCATTTGCAAGACATGGAATTAATTGGGCAGC ATATATAATAACTATCGGAGCTTGTACTTCTCTTTGCTCAACATTAATGGGTTCGATATTGCCTCAG CCACGGATACTTATGGCAATGGCTCGGGACGGATTGCTTCCTTCATTTTTCTCAGATGTTAATAAGCGCACTCAAGTTCCTGTTAAGGGCACTGTGGCAACTGGTTTACTTTCTGGAACCTTAGCATTTTTCATGAACGTTGAACAGTTGTCAGGAATG GTTAGTGTTGGTACGCTTCTCGCGTTTACAATGGTGGCTATTTCGGTATTGATTCTCCGATACGTTCCACCAGACGAGGTCCCACTTCCATCCTCTTTTCAGGAGGCAATAGACTCAGTAGGCCTGCGACGTAGTGGctgtagtagtagtagtagttcaGACATTGATGTCGAGAGCACCAAAGGTCCAGCTGTGACTGCTGGCGATAGCACTCCATTGTTAGTCGAGATTTCAGTTGGGCGCCCTCTTGTGGAAAAAGCAGCTGCAAAGATGAGCT ATCTAGTTCGTCAAAGGCGGAAAGTTGCTGGCTGGACAATTATGCTTACCTGTATTGGAGTATTCATCCTTACATCAGCTGCTTCAGTTGTTAGCTTATCTAA TCCTGCAAGGTACGCACTGTCTGGATTTGGCGGGTTGCTCCTTTTATCTGGTCTGGTAGTGCTCACTTGCATAGACCAGGATGATGCGAGGCACACCTTTGGACACACAGGAG GTTTCACTTGTCCGTTCGTTCCACTTCTGCCTATTGCCTGTATTCTCATCAATGTCTACTTATTAATTAATCTTGG CGGTGCAACTTGGGCCCGTGTATCAATATGGCTAGTAATAGGGGTGTGCATATACGTGTTGTATGGTCGAACCCACAGTTCACTAAAGAGTGCAGTTTATGTTCCTGCAACTCACGTGGATGAAATTTACGAGACATCTGCAAACTCCCTTGCGTAA